In a single window of the Coprothermobacter proteolyticus DSM 5265 genome:
- the hflX gene encoding GTPase HflX: MKAVIAYLLHNHIDSALLDYDIQEIKELAKVIGFEVESVVIQKREPDVKYFMGEGKVKELSAMVKDLGVDAVIFNEELSPRQVRALEAMLEPAQVWDRTQVILEIFRRRAVTKESKLQVELAGLNYLYPRIYGLGGVMSRLGGGIGTRGPGETKLEILKRVIRGRIRKLEKELKEAEARRVTTSKQRVRNTMQVSIVGYTNAGKSTLLNAFSKTSKPSYADDKVFATLDTRHRRFLNLEGKPVILVDTVGFVNFMPEKVLDAFKSTLEVIRYSDLILHVIDLSSPIMDEQERTVMRILEELGAGDRPVIKVYNKLDLYKGPVLQDGISVSALKGTNLDELKNAVVSALLTVDNDAVT, encoded by the coding sequence ATGAAAGCGGTTATTGCTTATTTGCTACATAACCACATAGACAGCGCCCTTCTGGATTACGACATTCAGGAGATCAAAGAACTTGCAAAAGTTATCGGATTTGAGGTTGAGTCAGTAGTCATTCAAAAGAGGGAGCCTGATGTTAAGTACTTTATGGGGGAGGGCAAGGTAAAGGAGCTCTCTGCCATGGTTAAGGATTTGGGTGTGGATGCGGTCATATTTAATGAAGAACTCTCCCCAAGGCAAGTAAGGGCATTGGAGGCAATGCTTGAACCTGCTCAGGTGTGGGACAGAACACAGGTCATTTTGGAAATCTTCCGAAGGCGTGCTGTGACAAAAGAAAGTAAACTTCAGGTGGAATTGGCTGGGTTGAATTACTTGTATCCAAGGATTTACGGATTAGGTGGAGTCATGTCTCGTTTGGGTGGAGGAATTGGTACCAGAGGACCTGGTGAAACCAAGCTGGAGATCCTAAAACGTGTAATCAGAGGACGCATAAGGAAACTGGAAAAAGAGCTCAAGGAAGCTGAGGCTCGTAGAGTCACTACGAGCAAACAAAGAGTTCGTAATACCATGCAAGTATCGATTGTGGGTTACACCAATGCTGGTAAGTCCACCTTGCTTAACGCCTTTTCGAAAACGTCAAAGCCTAGTTACGCTGATGATAAAGTTTTTGCCACGCTGGACACTCGACACCGACGGTTTCTTAACCTGGAAGGCAAACCAGTAATCTTGGTAGACACTGTTGGTTTTGTCAATTTCATGCCTGAAAAAGTATTAGACGCTTTTAAGTCCACCTTAGAAGTGATTCGTTACAGCGACCTCATACTCCATGTTATTGACCTTAGCAGCCCCATCATGGATGAGCAGGAAAGAACAGTCATGCGCATTCTCGAAGAACTAGGTGCGGGCGACAGACCCGTGATTAAGGTGTATAACAAGCTAGACCTGTACAAGGGCCCCGTATTACAAGACGGTATTTCCGTTTCTGCCCTAAAGGGAACTAATCTGGATGAGCTAAAGAATGCTGTGGTTTCAGCTTTACTAACTGTGGATAACGACGCTGTCACTTAG
- the mutS gene encoding DNA mismatch repair protein MutS: MKDRELTPMAAQYWELKREVGNDILLAFRLGDFYEFFYDDAVKASEVLQIVLTSREFGKGNKVPMCGVPHHAFESYVSRLVSEGFKVAVCEQMEDPRKAKGLVKRDIIRIYTPSTFVEGTQEHVWLAILRVKHQMFELLFLDVSTGDFMLEKIPVTEGTNTVEDYFYTFMPRELLVPNTSADHPLIKKLLEKLYNLVVTVVDDAPSLEEIGKRYLMELKASPELHLRSEEQDHIQIPPEAVRALELVYNPVTNSKKGSLLELLDSTLTAMGHRELYRRLIAPWSNIEKINSHLDLVEFFVMHPSVLEDVRVKLRGIADLERICSVIQEGSNVKVKHLLDIKEGLQRYEQLLSSQVRDLVSKSVSDVSNVLELLNESLTGVDAEIGSGDVIKPDWDADFGELLSFARESQKWLAEFESTEKERTGIKNLKVGYNDTFGYYIEVPKSRSKDVPPYYMKRQTLVNAERFVTKELLEFESRVQDAYSRIEEKEKELFAELVKKLADSLSYLRRAAEWIAYVDVAASLSLAARKMGWTKPQIVPERILRIKNGKHPVVEWYSDVPFVPNSVELDGSVRTALVTGPNMAGKSTFLRQTAIIVLLAHMGSFVPAQEAVVPLTKKIFARMGAADEIIYGRSTFMVEMTQIARILRESDEYSLVVMDEVGRGTAVADGLAIAWAVIKELSMRKHKPFALISTHYPEIAELSADLPVLFLAAQVAETEEGLTFLYRIEQGVSDKAYGLEVAALAGVPPNVLSEASKVFQKLSSQDLFQKPEAKQMRLF, encoded by the coding sequence ATGAAGGATAGAGAACTTACACCCATGGCCGCTCAGTACTGGGAACTGAAGCGGGAAGTGGGTAATGACATACTTTTAGCCTTCCGCCTGGGTGATTTCTACGAGTTTTTCTACGACGATGCTGTGAAAGCATCAGAAGTATTGCAGATTGTCTTAACATCCAGAGAGTTTGGCAAGGGCAACAAAGTGCCCATGTGCGGTGTGCCTCACCATGCTTTTGAATCCTATGTGAGCAGGTTGGTGAGTGAAGGGTTTAAAGTGGCCGTTTGTGAGCAAATGGAAGATCCCCGAAAAGCCAAGGGTTTGGTGAAACGAGACATCATACGCATTTACACGCCTAGCACCTTTGTGGAAGGGACACAAGAACATGTTTGGTTAGCCATACTACGGGTAAAACATCAAATGTTTGAACTTTTGTTCTTGGACGTCAGTACTGGCGATTTCATGTTGGAGAAGATCCCCGTTACTGAAGGCACCAATACAGTGGAGGACTACTTTTATACGTTCATGCCCAGGGAACTACTAGTACCCAACACATCAGCTGACCACCCATTAATCAAGAAACTTCTAGAGAAGCTATATAACTTGGTGGTCACGGTAGTGGATGATGCTCCAAGCTTAGAGGAAATAGGCAAGCGCTACCTAATGGAGCTAAAAGCCAGTCCCGAACTGCATTTAAGAAGTGAAGAGCAGGATCATATTCAAATTCCACCTGAAGCGGTTAGAGCTTTGGAGCTGGTTTACAATCCTGTGACTAACTCGAAAAAAGGGTCGCTTCTTGAACTGCTCGATAGTACGTTAACCGCCATGGGGCACCGTGAACTCTACAGGCGCCTCATAGCACCTTGGTCAAACATTGAAAAAATCAATAGTCACCTTGATTTGGTAGAGTTTTTTGTGATGCATCCTTCGGTTTTAGAGGACGTTCGCGTGAAGCTTAGAGGGATTGCCGACCTTGAGAGGATCTGCAGTGTTATTCAGGAAGGCAGCAACGTTAAGGTGAAACATCTTCTGGACATCAAAGAGGGCTTGCAGCGGTATGAGCAGCTTTTATCTTCTCAGGTACGGGATTTAGTGAGCAAATCGGTGTCCGATGTTAGCAATGTTCTAGAGCTTTTGAATGAGAGCTTGACCGGCGTAGATGCAGAAATAGGTTCTGGCGATGTAATAAAGCCTGATTGGGACGCAGATTTTGGGGAATTGCTATCATTTGCTAGGGAAAGTCAAAAGTGGTTAGCAGAGTTTGAAAGCACTGAAAAAGAAAGAACGGGTATAAAGAATCTCAAGGTTGGATACAATGACACTTTTGGCTACTACATTGAGGTGCCAAAATCCAGATCTAAGGATGTACCTCCCTATTACATGAAGAGGCAAACCTTGGTAAATGCAGAACGCTTTGTAACCAAGGAGCTTTTAGAATTTGAATCTCGAGTACAAGACGCTTACAGCCGTATTGAGGAAAAAGAAAAAGAACTGTTTGCTGAATTAGTAAAAAAACTGGCTGATAGCCTTTCGTATTTGCGCCGTGCGGCGGAGTGGATAGCTTACGTGGACGTTGCTGCGTCGCTGAGTCTGGCAGCGAGAAAAATGGGTTGGACAAAGCCGCAAATTGTCCCAGAGAGGATACTAAGGATAAAGAATGGCAAACATCCCGTGGTGGAATGGTACAGCGATGTTCCTTTTGTGCCGAACAGTGTGGAGCTTGATGGAAGTGTGCGTACGGCTTTGGTAACCGGCCCTAATATGGCTGGGAAGTCCACGTTCCTGAGGCAAACTGCCATAATCGTTTTGTTGGCGCACATGGGAAGTTTTGTGCCAGCTCAGGAAGCTGTTGTTCCCTTAACCAAGAAAATATTTGCTCGCATGGGTGCTGCTGACGAAATTATCTACGGCCGTAGTACTTTCATGGTGGAAATGACGCAAATAGCACGCATTTTGCGTGAGAGCGACGAGTATTCCTTGGTGGTCATGGATGAAGTAGGTAGAGGCACTGCTGTGGCTGACGGATTAGCCATCGCGTGGGCTGTCATAAAGGAGCTTTCCATGAGGAAGCATAAGCCTTTCGCGCTTATCTCCACACATTACCCTGAAATAGCTGAGCTCTCTGCTGACCTGCCAGTGCTCTTTTTGGCAGCACAAGTGGCTGAGACTGAAGAGGGACTCACATTCCTTTACAGAATCGAACAAGGCGTCTCAGATAAAGCCTACGGTCTGGAGGTGGCAGCTTTAGCTGGCGTACCTCCTAATGTCCTAAGCGAGGCAAGTAAGGTGTTTCAAAAACTAAGTAGTCAGGATCTATTTCAAAAACCTGAGGCGAAACAGATGAGGTTGTTTTAA
- a CDS encoding radical SAM/SPASM domain-containing protein, with protein sequence MSLYPFSLLGRFFVVHEETGSFFEVDQEVFENVQQGECPDELTAVLPEQPTLEWLRNQLEQRPRQLSALCLNVTHTCNMACKYCFAQQGNYGGQQAVMDFAVAKDAVDLLMKSSSSWADIDFFGGEPLIAWDTVEQTLAYATERAMAKNKKVRFSLTTNGLLLTPDKLDVLDRYNVNLTLSLDGPRVVHDKFRVDRAGDGTFDKVIEAFKEVERRRQGKNYYVRGTFTHDTLNFSESVTFLVDQGFKTISMEPVTGEGLPWSIKWSDLPIIEQQYEKLANFYLMRAKEGNDKRFYFYHFELNPMNPPSVLRRFTGCGAGVEYLAVNPKGDIFPCHQFDNVLSYKMGNVGQAAVKPHPDFVKAHALNKKHCQGCWARALCGGGCHADSFFTTGNIWGQNPLSCEIVRMRLRYALAVNAVLQDFT encoded by the coding sequence GTGAGTCTTTACCCATTTTCTCTTTTAGGCCGTTTCTTCGTCGTCCACGAAGAAACGGGCTCTTTTTTTGAAGTTGACCAGGAAGTTTTTGAAAACGTTCAGCAAGGCGAATGCCCTGATGAGCTCACAGCTGTGTTACCTGAGCAGCCCACCTTGGAATGGCTCAGAAACCAACTTGAACAGAGACCAAGGCAGCTTAGTGCGTTGTGTCTGAACGTAACTCATACTTGCAACATGGCTTGCAAATACTGTTTTGCTCAGCAGGGAAACTACGGTGGTCAGCAGGCTGTCATGGACTTTGCCGTTGCAAAGGATGCTGTGGACTTACTCATGAAAAGCTCTTCTTCCTGGGCAGATATTGATTTTTTTGGTGGTGAGCCGCTTATTGCTTGGGACACCGTTGAGCAAACCCTAGCTTATGCCACAGAAAGAGCCATGGCAAAGAACAAGAAAGTAAGGTTTTCTCTGACCACTAATGGACTGCTACTAACCCCGGATAAGCTGGATGTACTTGATCGGTACAATGTAAATCTGACATTGTCACTGGATGGTCCAAGGGTGGTTCATGACAAGTTTCGCGTTGACAGAGCAGGAGATGGCACCTTCGACAAGGTCATTGAAGCTTTCAAAGAGGTAGAGCGGAGACGCCAAGGGAAAAACTACTACGTACGAGGCACTTTCACCCATGACACACTGAATTTCTCAGAGTCTGTCACGTTTTTGGTGGATCAGGGTTTCAAGACCATTTCTATGGAGCCAGTAACAGGCGAAGGGCTACCATGGAGCATAAAATGGTCTGATTTGCCCATAATTGAGCAGCAGTACGAAAAGTTAGCAAATTTCTATTTGATGCGCGCTAAGGAAGGAAATGATAAGAGATTTTACTTTTACCACTTTGAGCTCAACCCAATGAATCCACCCTCAGTGTTAAGGCGTTTTACTGGTTGTGGAGCTGGTGTGGAATACCTCGCGGTAAACCCAAAGGGAGATATCTTCCCCTGTCACCAATTTGACAACGTCCTGTCATACAAAATGGGTAACGTTGGACAAGCTGCGGTAAAGCCACATCCTGATTTTGTGAAAGCCCACGCACTCAACAAAAAACATTGTCAAGGATGCTGGGCAAGAGCTTTGTGCGGTGGCGGTTGCCATGCAGATAGCTTTTTCACCACGGGGAACATATGGGGCCAGAACCCCCTAAGCTGTGAAATTGTAAGAATGAGGCTTCGGTACGCCTTGGCAGTTAATGCTGTCTTGCAGGACTTTACCTAG
- a CDS encoding CDP-glycerol glycerophosphotransferase family protein, producing MDEKTPSGMAMESRIKPEPLETAGKGISVYSDMQIGFLCTTPFHYYLFEPVKKLLSNSNYVLVESNPRQYRSAREFFRDRHVFDAVENPQVIKDFDVLVCPFLMPLVYKENQEKIFVRMVYGLSKATWNYGWWNMLFDEFLVYGNYDAKILSFYGPTVKIGNPKFDDWFNGNVEPYPVEPNKKTILYLPTYDDLSTLSWVLPVLSKMAENFNVILKTHHGTNASELKKVFSRVEILGGDVDILPLLASADVVVSDYSGAIFDAILAEKPLVLADIPGAETFPSTTPSSLEHVVRNYALHTSDQALLRDYIVQALEEDPYLEKRKEVAQEWFAVRDGTSGQRAAQAIVNAQKDQREEKRFVQKALLTSTEFNKDLYKKKAERFLGKYFSWL from the coding sequence ATGGATGAGAAAACTCCATCTGGAATGGCTATGGAGAGCAGGATTAAACCCGAACCGCTGGAAACGGCTGGCAAAGGCATTTCGGTTTACTCTGATATGCAGATAGGGTTCCTGTGCACTACGCCATTCCACTACTATTTATTTGAGCCTGTTAAGAAACTCTTGAGCAATAGTAACTACGTTTTGGTAGAATCCAATCCTCGTCAATACAGATCTGCACGAGAATTCTTTAGAGACAGGCATGTGTTTGACGCAGTGGAAAACCCGCAAGTGATAAAAGATTTTGACGTATTGGTTTGCCCTTTTCTGATGCCTCTGGTTTACAAAGAAAATCAAGAAAAAATATTTGTGCGCATGGTTTATGGTTTGAGTAAAGCCACTTGGAACTACGGTTGGTGGAATATGTTGTTTGACGAATTTCTAGTTTATGGTAACTACGATGCAAAGATTCTGTCTTTTTATGGACCAACGGTGAAAATTGGCAATCCGAAATTTGACGATTGGTTCAATGGCAACGTTGAACCATACCCAGTAGAGCCAAACAAGAAAACCATATTGTACTTACCCACTTATGATGATTTGTCCACATTGTCTTGGGTGCTACCTGTTTTAAGCAAGATGGCAGAAAACTTCAATGTGATACTCAAGACCCACCATGGGACAAACGCCTCAGAACTAAAGAAAGTCTTTTCAAGAGTGGAAATACTGGGAGGCGACGTGGACATCTTGCCCCTACTAGCTTCGGCCGATGTGGTAGTCTCCGATTACTCTGGCGCCATTTTCGATGCTATCTTGGCCGAAAAGCCCTTGGTTTTAGCTGATATACCGGGAGCTGAAACGTTCCCAAGTACCACGCCTAGCAGCTTGGAGCACGTAGTGCGTAACTACGCACTGCACACCAGCGACCAAGCTTTACTACGTGATTACATAGTGCAGGCGCTGGAGGAAGATCCTTACTTGGAAAAGCGTAAGGAAGTAGCTCAAGAATGGTTTGCTGTACGTGACGGAACGAGCGGGCAAAGAGCCGCTCAAGCCATAGTCAATGCACAGAAAGATCAGCGTGAAGAAAAACGTTTTGTACAAAAGGCTTTGCTGACATCAACTGAGTTCAACAAGGACCTTTATAAGAAAAAAGCTGAGCGCTTCCTGGGAAAATATTTTTCTTGGCTATAA
- the mutL gene encoding DNA mismatch repair endonuclease MutL, translated as MIRELPLEVRSKIAAGEVIERPVSVVKELVENALDAGATDIRVSVINGGLDEIMVSDNGCGMPFEELPLAVKRFTTSKIGSVEDLDSIATLGFRGEALASIADVADLTIFSCDGETSGQLRIRGGELLLCKPVASPKGTRVIVRDLFFNLPARKKFLRSASTEFSHIQKFLQSMVLIYPNVQWTFTSEKGVIWHVPPQLSAEERFYSLFGQKAQFRAFTASQGELDIYLNPNIVGELILSVNGRLIKGSAYFQVLRILKDMWGGANLPVMVLRLNVEPDQVDVNVHPQKLDIRFKSQVWLRQALQELITQVRGEAGGLGIDFKTNGGMPHYQSEAWTTTPNDAPTVVSETMRENYMLFQKEVLQNQKDVGSAVSKGFEIKDYLYDTYILIKRDGVYELWDQHAVNEKINYWRLSSLYGVQFLLEPLFCSVDEETAQALTEMGFELQQVRGGYLIKAVPSLLLLSRSLDVIIDDLESIKGNIEKTRADLACKSAVKAGQKLSPMEIEALVVEGLKVLDVSYDPHGRPAVVKLDEALIERLFNR; from the coding sequence ATGATTAGAGAACTGCCATTGGAAGTCAGATCAAAGATTGCAGCTGGAGAAGTCATAGAACGTCCAGTATCTGTGGTCAAGGAATTGGTAGAAAACGCGCTGGATGCAGGTGCCACTGACATAAGGGTCTCAGTGATTAACGGCGGCTTGGATGAAATCATGGTCAGCGATAACGGCTGTGGCATGCCTTTTGAAGAGTTGCCATTGGCTGTAAAGCGTTTTACCACAAGTAAGATTGGCTCAGTTGAGGATTTAGATAGCATTGCTACACTTGGGTTCCGGGGTGAAGCTTTGGCAAGTATTGCTGATGTGGCTGATTTGACCATTTTCAGCTGTGACGGGGAAACTTCAGGTCAGCTACGCATAAGAGGCGGCGAACTCTTACTATGCAAGCCTGTGGCATCTCCTAAAGGTACTCGTGTCATCGTTCGTGATCTGTTCTTTAATCTGCCAGCCCGTAAGAAATTTCTTCGGTCTGCTTCCACAGAATTTTCCCATATCCAGAAGTTCCTGCAGTCCATGGTACTCATTTACCCAAATGTTCAGTGGACTTTCACCAGCGAAAAAGGCGTCATTTGGCATGTCCCACCGCAGTTATCTGCGGAGGAGCGGTTCTACAGCTTATTTGGTCAAAAAGCCCAATTTCGTGCTTTCACAGCTTCGCAGGGCGAATTGGACATTTATTTAAACCCCAACATAGTTGGAGAACTGATTTTGTCTGTGAATGGCCGACTCATTAAAGGTTCTGCCTACTTCCAAGTGCTTCGCATACTCAAAGACATGTGGGGAGGAGCTAATCTGCCCGTAATGGTTCTTCGTCTTAACGTTGAACCAGATCAGGTGGATGTGAACGTGCATCCTCAAAAACTGGATATTAGGTTTAAATCTCAAGTATGGCTTAGGCAGGCACTTCAAGAGCTTATCACTCAAGTTAGGGGTGAAGCTGGAGGGCTTGGCATTGATTTTAAGACTAATGGTGGAATGCCGCATTATCAATCAGAAGCGTGGACTACCACGCCAAATGACGCGCCTACCGTAGTTAGTGAAACAATGCGTGAGAACTACATGCTGTTCCAAAAAGAAGTGTTGCAAAACCAGAAGGACGTGGGCTCTGCAGTTTCAAAAGGTTTTGAAATCAAGGATTATCTGTATGATACATACATTCTTATTAAAAGAGATGGTGTTTACGAACTTTGGGATCAGCATGCAGTAAACGAAAAGATAAATTACTGGAGGTTATCCAGCCTTTATGGAGTGCAGTTTTTGCTGGAACCTTTGTTTTGTAGCGTGGATGAGGAAACAGCGCAAGCTTTAACAGAGATGGGCTTTGAACTTCAGCAGGTTAGGGGAGGTTATCTTATTAAAGCTGTGCCTTCTCTACTCCTTTTGAGCCGTTCTTTAGACGTAATAATTGACGATTTGGAAAGCATAAAGGGCAACATTGAGAAGACAAGAGCTGATCTAGCATGCAAATCAGCTGTGAAAGCCGGGCAGAAGCTTTCACCCATGGAAATAGAAGCACTGGTTGTTGAGGGTTTGAAAGTACTGGACGTGAGCTATGATCCACATGGCAGACCTGCGGTGGTCAAACTGGATGAAGCACTCATAGAGAGGTTGTTTAACAGATGA
- a CDS encoding WecB/TagA/CpsF family glycosyltransferase translates to MKSFFFCGIRVDKVDFSEIYDSIQDDASVYVVKQVITLNPEIAYDSWHNEELHKALFDASFVIPDGTGIVMAAKRKGYYLQRQPGIELAEYLLSKGENLSFFFYGAQPGVAHKAVENLKKRYKFKLAGIEHGYSSEAEALKKIQESGADVLLVATGAPKQDLFIYRNKEKLGVKLALGIGGSFDVWAGIKKRAPKWMRKLHLEWLWRAGLNPNRWKRLAKAFRFTLICR, encoded by the coding sequence ATGAAGAGCTTTTTTTTCTGCGGTATTCGCGTGGACAAAGTGGACTTTTCGGAGATATACGACAGTATACAAGATGATGCTTCAGTATACGTAGTTAAACAAGTAATCACATTAAATCCTGAAATCGCCTATGACAGCTGGCATAATGAAGAACTACATAAAGCACTTTTTGATGCCTCTTTCGTTATTCCCGATGGAACGGGGATTGTGATGGCAGCAAAAAGAAAAGGCTATTATCTACAAAGGCAACCCGGTATTGAGCTTGCGGAATACCTCCTCTCTAAAGGCGAAAACCTGTCTTTCTTTTTCTATGGAGCTCAGCCAGGTGTGGCTCACAAAGCTGTGGAAAACCTAAAAAAACGCTACAAGTTCAAGTTGGCTGGCATTGAACACGGCTATTCAAGTGAAGCCGAAGCCCTAAAAAAGATACAAGAAAGCGGTGCAGATGTACTGCTGGTGGCCACGGGCGCCCCGAAGCAAGATCTGTTTATATATAGGAATAAAGAAAAACTTGGAGTAAAATTGGCATTGGGAATTGGCGGTAGTTTTGACGTATGGGCAGGAATAAAAAAGAGAGCACCCAAATGGATGAGAAAACTCCATCTGGAATGGCTATGGAGAGCAGGATTAAACCCGAACCGCTGGAAACGGCTGGCAAAGGCATTTCGGTTTACTCTGATATGCAGATAG
- a CDS encoding iron-containing alcohol dehydrogenase codes for MINFTFYTPTRVLFGVGRIKEVGSEIKKSNVKKVLLVAGGGSIKKNGVYDTVIASLQEQGIDWVELWGVVPNPVLSKVMEGISLAKESGVDGVLAVGGGSVIDTAKAIASGIYLDDVWASFLGKEKIKQALPLFVVLTISATGSECNGNFVITNEETKQKLGNHSPLVYPKVSIIDPSVQRTLPWNQTANGACDALSHIMESYFSGGGNETTLYVDEALTKAIIDATDKLMLNEDDLEARANLAWAATLALNGVSAAQLKGDWASHDIEHAISALHPEVAHGAGLAVVFPAWITHVWKENEPTFRRWARNVWDTDDVLTAVERLKSTYKRWGLPISLRELNLEKSEIPAIAQNATQLGKLGTVKELAQEDVEKILEIAY; via the coding sequence ATGATCAATTTTACGTTTTATACCCCAACAAGAGTTCTCTTTGGTGTGGGTAGGATAAAAGAAGTCGGATCTGAGATTAAAAAGTCCAATGTAAAGAAAGTGCTACTCGTTGCTGGTGGTGGTTCCATAAAGAAAAATGGGGTTTACGACACCGTCATAGCATCTCTTCAGGAACAAGGTATTGATTGGGTTGAGCTTTGGGGTGTAGTCCCAAATCCAGTGCTCAGTAAGGTCATGGAAGGTATATCTTTGGCTAAAGAAAGTGGAGTCGATGGAGTCCTGGCTGTAGGTGGTGGTAGTGTTATTGACACTGCAAAAGCTATCGCTTCTGGCATTTACTTGGATGATGTATGGGCATCCTTCTTGGGAAAAGAGAAAATCAAGCAAGCACTTCCCCTTTTTGTTGTGTTAACTATTTCTGCTACGGGGTCTGAATGCAACGGTAACTTTGTCATAACGAACGAGGAGACCAAGCAAAAATTAGGTAATCACAGTCCACTGGTTTATCCCAAAGTGAGCATTATTGACCCTTCTGTGCAGCGAACCCTTCCTTGGAACCAAACAGCTAACGGTGCTTGCGATGCTTTGTCTCACATCATGGAAAGCTATTTCAGTGGTGGCGGCAATGAAACCACACTCTACGTGGATGAGGCACTGACCAAAGCCATCATCGATGCCACTGACAAACTCATGCTCAATGAGGATGATTTGGAGGCAAGAGCAAACTTAGCTTGGGCAGCCACGCTGGCTTTAAATGGTGTGAGTGCTGCTCAGCTTAAAGGCGACTGGGCTAGCCACGATATTGAACATGCCATAAGTGCCTTGCATCCTGAGGTGGCGCATGGTGCCGGTTTAGCTGTGGTTTTTCCTGCGTGGATAACCCATGTTTGGAAAGAAAATGAGCCCACTTTTAGACGCTGGGCAAGAAACGTTTGGGACACTGACGATGTATTGACGGCTGTAGAAAGACTAAAATCAACCTACAAGAGGTGGGGGCTACCAATCAGTCTTAGGGAATTGAATCTTGAAAAATCTGAAATTCCGGCAATTGCTCAAAACGCTACGCAGCTGGGTAAATTGGGTACCGTGAAAGAGCTTGCCCAAGAAGATGTAGAGAAAATCTTGGAGATAGCCTATTAG
- a CDS encoding cyclic 2,3-diphosphoglycerate synthase — protein MKKKVIIMGAAGRDFHNFNVFFRDNEEYEVVAFTATQIPNIEGRKYPAELAGSLYPNGIDIYPESQLDELIKKFNVDLVVFSYSDVAHEYVMHKASQAMVAGASFMLLGPKQTMVESSKPVIAVCAGRTGSGKSQTTRRVVEILRDLGKKVVVVRHPMPYGDLVAQKVQRFATYDDLDYHKCTIEEREEYEPHIDRGAIVYAGVDYEAILRQAEQEADVVIWDGGNNDFPFYKPDLMITVVDPHRPGHEIAYHPGEVNVRMADVVVINKEDTANFEDIEEVRENVRHVNPQAIFIDAASPLFVEDISQIANKRVVVVEDGPTLTHGGMSYGAGYIAAIKYGAAEIVSPKPYAVGTIAETYAKYGQVEEVLPAMGYSERQIKDLEETLNRVPADVIVSGTPINISRLVKVNKPIVRVMYELEEIGKPTLKDVIMEKMRW, from the coding sequence ATGAAGAAGAAAGTCATTATCATGGGGGCTGCTGGACGCGATTTTCACAACTTTAACGTGTTTTTCAGGGACAACGAAGAATACGAAGTAGTCGCTTTCACAGCTACTCAGATTCCCAACATTGAAGGCAGGAAGTACCCTGCAGAATTGGCAGGCTCTCTTTATCCAAATGGTATCGACATTTATCCAGAGTCTCAGTTGGATGAGCTTATTAAGAAATTCAATGTGGACTTGGTAGTGTTTAGCTACTCTGACGTTGCACACGAATACGTTATGCACAAGGCTTCGCAAGCCATGGTTGCAGGAGCTTCTTTCATGCTTCTCGGGCCTAAGCAGACCATGGTTGAATCCAGCAAGCCCGTAATTGCCGTATGCGCTGGCAGAACCGGGTCTGGAAAGAGCCAGACTACCCGCCGCGTTGTTGAAATACTTCGTGATCTGGGTAAAAAGGTCGTTGTGGTAAGGCATCCCATGCCCTACGGTGACTTGGTGGCTCAGAAGGTGCAGCGTTTTGCCACCTATGATGATCTTGATTATCATAAGTGCACCATTGAAGAGCGCGAAGAGTATGAGCCACATATTGACCGCGGCGCAATAGTTTATGCGGGAGTGGACTATGAAGCCATACTCAGACAAGCTGAGCAAGAGGCGGACGTTGTTATATGGGATGGAGGCAACAACGACTTTCCATTCTATAAGCCGGATCTCATGATTACCGTTGTTGATCCTCACAGACCTGGACACGAAATCGCTTATCACCCAGGTGAAGTGAATGTGCGCATGGCTGATGTGGTGGTCATAAACAAGGAAGACACGGCAAACTTTGAAGATATTGAAGAAGTCAGGGAAAATGTAAGGCACGTCAATCCACAAGCCATCTTTATCGATGCAGCTTCCCCACTTTTTGTTGAGGACATCTCCCAAATTGCAAATAAGCGTGTCGTAGTAGTAGAAGATGGACCCACGCTGACCCACGGTGGCATGTCCTATGGAGCCGGATACATTGCTGCTATAAAGTATGGTGCAGCTGAGATTGTTTCACCAAAACCATATGCTGTGGGGACCATTGCTGAAACCTATGCAAAGTACGGACAAGTGGAAGAGGTTCTACCTGCCATGGGTTACAGTGAACGACAAATCAAAGATCTTGAGGAGACTTTGAACAGAGTTCCTGCTGATGTCATCGTTTCTGGCACTCCCATAAACATAAGCAGATTGGTTAAGGTAAACAAACCCATCGTACGTGTCATGTACGAGCTTGAAGAAATTGGGAAGCCCACACTCAAAGACGTTATCATGGAGAAAATGAGGTGGTAA